One window of the Saccopteryx bilineata isolate mSacBil1 chromosome 2, mSacBil1_pri_phased_curated, whole genome shotgun sequence genome contains the following:
- the STOM gene encoding stomatin, translating into MSEKRQTSDTQARRLPDTFKESSVTGLGPCGWLLVFVSFLFTLITFPISIWMCIKIIKEYERAIIFRLGRILQGGAKGPGLFFVLPCTDSFIKVDMRTISFDIPPQEILTKDSVTVSVDGVVYYRVQNATLAVANITNADSATRLLAQTTLRNVLGTKNLSEILSDREEIAHNMQTTLDDATDDWGIKVERVEIKDVKLPVQLQRAMAAEAEASREARAKVIAAEGEMNASRALKEAAMVITESPAALQLRYLQTLTTIAAEKNSTIVFPLPIDMMQSIMGARH; encoded by the exons aGAGCTCCGTTACTGGCCTTGGACCTTGTGGATGGCTTTTGGTGTTTGTCTCATTCTTGTTCACACTTATAACTTTCCCAATATCAATATGGATGTGCATAAAG atcataaaagaatatgaaagagCCATCATCTTTAGATTGGGTCGCATTTTACAAGGAGGAGCCAAAGGGCCTG GTCTGTTCTTTGTTCTGCCGTGCACTGACAGCTTCATCAAAGTGGACATGAGAACGATTTCATTCGATATTCCTCCTCAGGAG ATCCTCACTAAGGATTCAGTGACAGTCAGTGTGGACGGCGTAGTCTATTACCGCGTTCAAAACGCAACCCTGGCTGTGGCAAATATCACCAACGCCGACTCAGCAACCCGTCTGTTGGCACAAACTACTCTGAGGAACGTCCTGGGCACCAAGAACCTCTCCGAGATCCTCTCCGACAGAGAAGAGATTGCACACAACATGCAG aCGACGCTGGACGATGCCACCGATGACTGGGGGATCAAGGTGGAGCGCGTGGAGATCAAGGACGTGAAGCTCCCCGTGCAGCTCCAGAGGGCAATGGCTGCAGAGGCGGAAGCGTCCCGGGAGGCCCGAGCCAAG GTCATTGCAGCGGAGGGAGAAATGAACGCATCCAGGGCTCTGAAAGAAGCCGCCATGGTCATCACTGAATCGCCTGCAGCCCTGCAGCTCCGGTACCTTCAGACACTGACCACCATTGCTGCGGAGAAAAACTCCACGATTGTCTTCCCTCTGCCCATAGATATGATGCAAAGCATTATGGGGGCAAGGCACTGA